In the genome of Lynx canadensis isolate LIC74 chromosome F1, mLynCan4.pri.v2, whole genome shotgun sequence, one region contains:
- the RO60 gene encoding 60 kDa SS-A/Ro ribonucleoprotein isoform X1 encodes MACFLKDRRMEESVNQMQSLNEKQITNSEDGYVWQVTDMNRLHRFLCFGSEGGTYYIKEQKLGLENAEALIRLIEDGRGCEVIQEIKSFSQEGRTAKQEPMLFALAICSQCSDISTKQAAFKAVSEVCRIPTHLFTFIQFKKDLKESMKCGMWGRALRKAIADWYNEKGGMALALAVTKYKQRNGWSHKDLLRLSHLKPSNEGLAIVTKYITKGWKEVHELYKEKALSVETEKLLKYLEAVEKVKRTKDELEVIHLIEEHRLVREHLLTNHLKSKEVWKALLQEMPLTALLRNLGKMTANSVLEPGNSEVSLVCEKLCNEKLLKKARIHPFHVLIASETYKTGHGLRGKLKWLPDEEILKALDTAFYKTFKTVEPTGKRFLLAVDVSASMNQRVLGSVLNASTVAAAMCMVVTRTEKDSYVVAFSDEMVPCPVTTDMTLQQVLMAMNQIPAGGTDCSLPMIWAQMTNTAADVFIVFTDNETFAGSVHPAVALREYRKKMDIPAKLIVCGMTSNGFTIADPDDRGMLDMCGFDTGALDVIRNFTLDVI; translated from the exons ATGGCCT GTTTCTTAAAAGACAGAAGAATGGAGGAATCAGTGAACCAAATGCAATCACTGAATGAGAAGCAGATAACCAATTCCGAAGATGGATATGTATGGCAAGTCACTGATATGAATCGACTACACCGGTTCTTATGTTTTGGTTCTGAAGGTGGGACTTATTATATCAAAGAACAAAAGTTGGGCCTTGAAAATGCTGAAGCTTTAATTAGATTGATTGAAGACGGCAGAGGATGTGAAGTGATACAGGAAATAAAGTCATTTAGTCAAGAAGGCAGAACGGCAAAGCAAGAGCCTATGCTCTTCGCACTTGCCATTTGTTCCCAGTGTTCCGACATAAGCACAAAACAAGCGGCATTCAAAGCTGTTTCTGAAGTTTGTCGCATTCCTACACATCTGTTTACTTTTATCCAGTTTAAGAAAGATCTAAAGGAAAGCATGAAATGTGGCATGTGGGGTCGTGCCCTCCGGAAGGCTATAGCAGACTGGTACAATGAAAAGGGGGGCATGGCCCTTGCTCTGGCAGTTACAAAGTATAAACAAAGAAATGGCTGGTCTCACAAAGATCTATTAAGATTGTCACATCTTAAACCTTCCAATGAAG gacTTGCTATTGTAACCAAATATATTACAAAGGGCTGGAAAGAAGTCCATGAATTGTATAAAGAAAAAGCACTTTCTGTGGAGactgaaaaattattaaagtatCTGGAGGCTGTAGAGAAAGTGAAACGCACAAAAGATGAACTGGAAGTCATTCATCTAATAGAAGAGCATAGATTAGTTAGGGAACATCTTCTAACAAATCATTTAAAGTCTAAAGAG GTATGGAAGGCTTTGTTACAAGAAATGCCTCTTACTGCATTACTAAGGAATCTAGGAAAGATGACTGCTAATTCAGTGCTTGAACCAGGAAATTCAGAAGTATCTTTAGTATGTGAAAAACTGTGTAAtgaaaagctgttaaaaaag GCTCGCATACATCCATTTCATGTTTTAATTGCATCAGAAACTTATAAAACAGGTCATGGGCTCAGAGGAAAACTGAAGTGGCTCCCTGATGAAGAAATTTTGAAAGCTCTGGATACTgctttttataaaacatttaag aCAGTGGAGCCTACTGGAAAGCGTTTCTTGCTGGCTGTCGACGTCAGTGCATCGATGAACCAAAGAGTTTTGGGCAGTGTGCTCAACGCTAGCACAGTTGCAGCAGCAATGTGTATG GTTGTCACACGAACAGAAAAAGATTCTTATGTAGTTGCTTTTTCAGATGAAATGGTACCTTGTCCAGTGACTACAGATATGACATTACAACAGGTTTTAATGGCTATGAATCAG ATCCCAGCAGGTGGAACTGATTGCTCTCTTCCGATGATCTGGGCTCAAATGACAAACACAGCTGCTGATGTCTTCATTGTCTTCACTGATAATGAGACCTTTGCTGGAAGTGTCCATCCTGCTGTTGCTCTGAGGGAGTATCGAAAG AAAATGGACATTCCAGCTAAATTGATTGTTTGTGGAATGACATCAAATGGTTTTACCATTGCAGACCCAGATGATAGAGGCATGTTGGATATGTGTGGCTTTGATACCGGAGCTCTGGATGTAATTCGAAATTTCACATTAGATGTGATTTAA
- the RO60 gene encoding 60 kDa SS-A/Ro ribonucleoprotein isoform X2, with protein sequence MEESVNQMQSLNEKQITNSEDGYVWQVTDMNRLHRFLCFGSEGGTYYIKEQKLGLENAEALIRLIEDGRGCEVIQEIKSFSQEGRTAKQEPMLFALAICSQCSDISTKQAAFKAVSEVCRIPTHLFTFIQFKKDLKESMKCGMWGRALRKAIADWYNEKGGMALALAVTKYKQRNGWSHKDLLRLSHLKPSNEGLAIVTKYITKGWKEVHELYKEKALSVETEKLLKYLEAVEKVKRTKDELEVIHLIEEHRLVREHLLTNHLKSKEVWKALLQEMPLTALLRNLGKMTANSVLEPGNSEVSLVCEKLCNEKLLKKARIHPFHVLIASETYKTGHGLRGKLKWLPDEEILKALDTAFYKTFKTVEPTGKRFLLAVDVSASMNQRVLGSVLNASTVAAAMCMVVTRTEKDSYVVAFSDEMVPCPVTTDMTLQQVLMAMNQIPAGGTDCSLPMIWAQMTNTAADVFIVFTDNETFAGSVHPAVALREYRKKMDIPAKLIVCGMTSNGFTIADPDDRGMLDMCGFDTGALDVIRNFTLDVI encoded by the exons ATGGAGGAATCAGTGAACCAAATGCAATCACTGAATGAGAAGCAGATAACCAATTCCGAAGATGGATATGTATGGCAAGTCACTGATATGAATCGACTACACCGGTTCTTATGTTTTGGTTCTGAAGGTGGGACTTATTATATCAAAGAACAAAAGTTGGGCCTTGAAAATGCTGAAGCTTTAATTAGATTGATTGAAGACGGCAGAGGATGTGAAGTGATACAGGAAATAAAGTCATTTAGTCAAGAAGGCAGAACGGCAAAGCAAGAGCCTATGCTCTTCGCACTTGCCATTTGTTCCCAGTGTTCCGACATAAGCACAAAACAAGCGGCATTCAAAGCTGTTTCTGAAGTTTGTCGCATTCCTACACATCTGTTTACTTTTATCCAGTTTAAGAAAGATCTAAAGGAAAGCATGAAATGTGGCATGTGGGGTCGTGCCCTCCGGAAGGCTATAGCAGACTGGTACAATGAAAAGGGGGGCATGGCCCTTGCTCTGGCAGTTACAAAGTATAAACAAAGAAATGGCTGGTCTCACAAAGATCTATTAAGATTGTCACATCTTAAACCTTCCAATGAAG gacTTGCTATTGTAACCAAATATATTACAAAGGGCTGGAAAGAAGTCCATGAATTGTATAAAGAAAAAGCACTTTCTGTGGAGactgaaaaattattaaagtatCTGGAGGCTGTAGAGAAAGTGAAACGCACAAAAGATGAACTGGAAGTCATTCATCTAATAGAAGAGCATAGATTAGTTAGGGAACATCTTCTAACAAATCATTTAAAGTCTAAAGAG GTATGGAAGGCTTTGTTACAAGAAATGCCTCTTACTGCATTACTAAGGAATCTAGGAAAGATGACTGCTAATTCAGTGCTTGAACCAGGAAATTCAGAAGTATCTTTAGTATGTGAAAAACTGTGTAAtgaaaagctgttaaaaaag GCTCGCATACATCCATTTCATGTTTTAATTGCATCAGAAACTTATAAAACAGGTCATGGGCTCAGAGGAAAACTGAAGTGGCTCCCTGATGAAGAAATTTTGAAAGCTCTGGATACTgctttttataaaacatttaag aCAGTGGAGCCTACTGGAAAGCGTTTCTTGCTGGCTGTCGACGTCAGTGCATCGATGAACCAAAGAGTTTTGGGCAGTGTGCTCAACGCTAGCACAGTTGCAGCAGCAATGTGTATG GTTGTCACACGAACAGAAAAAGATTCTTATGTAGTTGCTTTTTCAGATGAAATGGTACCTTGTCCAGTGACTACAGATATGACATTACAACAGGTTTTAATGGCTATGAATCAG ATCCCAGCAGGTGGAACTGATTGCTCTCTTCCGATGATCTGGGCTCAAATGACAAACACAGCTGCTGATGTCTTCATTGTCTTCACTGATAATGAGACCTTTGCTGGAAGTGTCCATCCTGCTGTTGCTCTGAGGGAGTATCGAAAG AAAATGGACATTCCAGCTAAATTGATTGTTTGTGGAATGACATCAAATGGTTTTACCATTGCAGACCCAGATGATAGAGGCATGTTGGATATGTGTGGCTTTGATACCGGAGCTCTGGATGTAATTCGAAATTTCACATTAGATGTGATTTAA